Proteins encoded together in one Plasmodium brasilianum strain Bolivian I chromosome 4, whole genome shotgun sequence window:
- a CDS encoding ATP-dependent RNA helicase DDX47, whose amino-acid sequence MKYYKNYNTSDVLKNFEKKLNKNYKMFEEEEIEQMHNEYERKLKEKEQIKIKKKNVNKKNGKLLLNKKKLKKKGGSGKNKDNVGSNLRDSSLSSLELKKNDAHGREEKEEEKREKKEEQKVDNDYDNDNDNDDTCYDRDGGGKTNDEGSLNVSTFEELDICEEILESIHEMGWKKPTLIQQKILPHAFEKRDIIGLSETGSGKTACFIIPILQDLKNNKQSFFALVISPTRELCIQIAQHFQALGSNLLINICTIFGGVDIVTQSLNLAKKPNIIVSTPGRILDHLNNTKGFNLKNLKYLVFDEADKLLSQDFESSINKLLLILPHKRVTFLFSATMTKSVAKLKKASLKNPVKIEVSNKYSTVSTLVENYIFIPLKYKYTYLCSLCFHFESRSIIIFTNTCASAQKINFFCRNLGLKSICLHGKLTQNQRLSSLNSFKSNRYNILISTQVGARGLDLKDIKIVINFDLCTCKEYIHRVGRTARAGRTGKSITFVTQYDVENFLVIEKQLNKKIEKFTDLDENDVLLYNDQTIEALRLAEIEMKENQDLFRKNKFKKKK is encoded by the coding sequence ATGAagtattacaaaaattataacacgagtgatgttttaaaaaattttgagaaaaaattaaataaaaattataaaatgttcGAGGAGGAGGAGATCGAACAAATGCATAACGAATATGAACGTAAgttaaaagagaaagaacaaattaagataaaaaaaaaaaatgtaaacaaaaaaaatgggaaattattattaaacaagaaaaagttaaaaaaaaaaggtggaAGTGGTAAAAATAAGGACAACGTAGGAAGCAACTTGAGGGATAGTAGTTTATCCTCTTTggagctaaaaaaaaatgatgctCATGGAagggaagaaaaagaagaggaaaagagagaaaaaaaggaagaacaAAAAGTAGATAATGATTACGATAATGATAACGATAATGATGATACTTGTTATGATCGTGATGGGGGCGGGAAGACGAACGATGAAGGGAGCCTGAACGTTTCAACATTCGAGGAGCTGGATATATGTGAAGAAATACTGGAAAGCATACATGAGATGGGGTGGAAGAAGCCAACGCTAATTCAGCAGAAAATATTACCACATGCTTTTGAAAAAAGAGATATCATAGGATTAAGCGAAACTGGTAGTGGTAAAACTGCTTGCTTTATAATACCTATATTACAAGATTTAAAGAATAACAAACAAAGTTTTTTTGCTCTAGTTATATCCCCTACAAGAGAATTATGTATACAAATAGCTCAACATTTCCAGGCCTTAGGATCTAATCTactaattaatatatgtacaatatttGGAGGAGTTGATATAGTTACTCAGTCATTGAATTTAGCAAAAAAACCAAATATTATTGTTAGTACCCCAGGTCGAATTCTTGATCACTTAAATAATACTAAAGGGtttaacttaaaaaatttaaaatatttagttTTTGATGAAGCagataaattattatcacAAGATTTTGAATCttctataaataaattattacttattttacCACATAAGAGAGtaacctttttattttctgctACTATGACAAAAAGTGtagcaaaattaaaaaaagcttCTCTTAAAAACCCAGTTAAAATTGAAGTATCCAATAAATACAGCACAGTTAGCACATTAGtggaaaattatatttttataccactaaaatataaatacacatatttgTGTAGtctttgttttcattttgaaaGTAGAagcataattatatttacaaataccTGTGCTTCagcacaaaaaataaattttttttgtagaaaCCTAGGCTTGAAATCTATTTGTTTACATGGTAAATTAACACAAAATCAACGTTTAAGCAGCTTAAATTCTTTCAAAAGTAATAGgtacaatatattaatatcaaCACAAGTCGGGGCTAGAGGACTAGACTTAAAAGATATTAAGATTGTTATCAATTTTgatttatgtacatgtaaagAATATATTCATAGAGTTGGAAGAACAGCAAGGGCAGGGAGAACAGGCAAATCTATTACTTTTGTTACACAGTATGATGTCGAAAACTTCTTAGTTATtgaaaaacaattaaataaaaaaattgaaaaatttacCGATCTGGATGAAAATGATGTGTTATTGTACAACGATCAGACAATCGAAGCACTCCGCTTGGCCGAAATTGAGATGAAAGAGAACCAGGATCTCTTCAGGAAAAacaaattcaaaaaaaagaagtag